A DNA window from Halostella litorea contains the following coding sequences:
- a CDS encoding ABC transporter ATP-binding protein, whose amino-acid sequence MGRIQLDRLTKRYGSEVAVEDVTIDVEDGEFLVLVGPSGCGKSTTLRMIAGLESPTSGNLYIDGEHMNYRVPQNRNIAMVFQDYALYPHMTVRENIRFGLEEEEVDEPEDGEEQAGYSAAARMDQQVEDTAADLDIAELLDRKPDELSGGQQQRVALGRAIVRDPEVFLMDEPLANLDAKLRAEMRTELQSLQADLGVTTVYVTHDQTEAMTMGDRIAVLNDGRLQQVGEPLEVYHEPANQFVAGFIGEPSMNFLTGRRSEGTFVGEHIEYPFPPRIADAVGETEDVVIGVRPESIDLRPAEGTDPADLGDHEFRMVVTVNETHGDRNVVHLAHSETTTEHDVLRAVTDGMNVFDAGEEVVVGIDPDRIHVFDGGSGAALRNPRDGSKQELTQV is encoded by the coding sequence ATGGGACGCATTCAACTCGACCGCCTGACGAAGCGCTACGGGAGCGAAGTCGCCGTCGAAGACGTAACGATAGACGTCGAGGACGGGGAGTTCCTCGTGCTCGTCGGCCCGTCGGGCTGTGGGAAGTCGACCACGCTCCGGATGATCGCCGGCCTCGAATCACCCACGTCGGGGAACCTCTACATCGACGGCGAGCACATGAACTACCGCGTGCCCCAGAACCGGAACATCGCGATGGTGTTCCAGGACTACGCGCTCTACCCGCACATGACGGTCCGGGAGAACATCCGGTTCGGGCTCGAGGAAGAGGAGGTAGACGAGCCGGAGGACGGAGAGGAGCAGGCCGGCTACTCCGCCGCCGCCAGGATGGACCAGCAGGTCGAGGACACCGCCGCGGACCTCGACATCGCGGAACTGCTGGACCGCAAGCCCGACGAGCTCTCGGGCGGCCAGCAACAGCGCGTTGCGCTCGGCCGCGCCATCGTGCGCGACCCCGAGGTGTTCCTCATGGACGAGCCGCTGGCGAATCTCGACGCGAAGCTCCGCGCGGAGATGCGCACGGAGCTCCAGAGCCTCCAGGCCGACCTCGGCGTGACGACGGTGTACGTCACCCACGACCAGACCGAGGCGATGACGATGGGCGACCGGATCGCGGTGCTGAACGACGGCCGCCTGCAGCAGGTCGGCGAGCCGCTGGAGGTGTACCACGAGCCCGCGAACCAGTTCGTCGCGGGGTTCATCGGCGAACCCTCGATGAACTTCCTCACGGGCCGTCGGTCCGAGGGGACGTTCGTCGGCGAGCACATCGAGTACCCGTTCCCGCCGCGGATCGCCGACGCAGTCGGTGAGACCGAGGACGTCGTGATCGGGGTCCGCCCGGAGTCGATCGACCTCCGACCCGCCGAGGGAACGGACCCCGCTGACCTGGGCGACCACGAGTTCCGCATGGTCGTCACGGTGAACGAAACCCACGGGGACCGGAACGTGGTCCACCTCGCACACTCCGAGACGACGACCGAACACGACGTGTTGCGGGCGGTGACCGACGGGATGAACGTCTTCGACGCCGGGGAGGAAGTCGTCGTGGGCATCGATCCCGACCGGATCCACGTCTTCGACGGCGGGAGCGGCGCGGCGCTCCGGAACCCCCGGGACGGCTCGAAACAGGAACTCACGCAGGTGTAA
- a CDS encoding carbohydrate ABC transporter permease — translation MSQSTSRPNIDVVSLVEDVSLRRVGQYTLVVLFLGFFLVPLQTGIMTALKTNEAVARSLPFAPPAGQGFTLSNLEFAFDRLSTAFINSLLMAIPATIINVLLASMAAFGLTMVRWRGQLALLSLFLVGVFVPYQAVLVPLARFWNNIFPLGRMLEPTFAAVPLLQGHHSQLVPLVITHVAYGIPICTILFRSYYKGLPNSLVEAAKIDGASITKIYRRIVLPISKPMFGVVFIYQFTQIYNEFLFSFTLITSANNPAAPVTLILPAIGTSTSGIDFGIRMSAAFLAALPTIILYVAFAEQFAKGLRTESG, via the coding sequence ATGTCTCAGTCCACATCCCGACCGAACATCGACGTCGTATCGCTCGTCGAGGACGTCAGCCTCAGGCGGGTCGGCCAGTACACGCTGGTCGTGCTCTTCCTCGGCTTCTTCCTCGTCCCCCTTCAGACCGGCATCATGACGGCGCTGAAGACGAACGAGGCGGTCGCGCGGTCGCTGCCGTTCGCGCCGCCGGCAGGACAGGGGTTCACGCTCTCGAACCTCGAGTTCGCATTCGACCGGCTGTCGACCGCGTTCATCAACTCGCTGCTCATGGCCATCCCGGCGACCATCATCAACGTGTTGCTGGCGAGCATGGCGGCGTTCGGCCTCACGATGGTGCGCTGGCGCGGCCAGCTGGCGCTGCTGTCGCTGTTCCTGGTCGGCGTGTTCGTGCCGTACCAGGCCGTCCTCGTGCCGCTCGCGCGCTTCTGGAACAACATCTTCCCGCTGGGGCGGATGCTCGAACCGACGTTCGCGGCCGTGCCGCTGCTGCAGGGCCACCACTCCCAGCTCGTGCCGCTGGTCATCACGCACGTCGCGTACGGCATCCCCATCTGTACGATCCTGTTCCGGTCGTACTACAAGGGGCTCCCGAACTCGCTGGTGGAGGCGGCGAAGATAGACGGGGCGAGCATCACGAAGATCTACCGCCGCATCGTGTTGCCCATCTCGAAGCCGATGTTCGGCGTCGTGTTCATCTACCAGTTCACGCAGATATACAACGAGTTCCTGTTCTCGTTTACGCTCATCACGAGCGCGAACAACCCCGCCGCGCCGGTGACGCTGATCCTGCCGGCGATCGGGACGTCGACGTCCGGGATCGACTTCGGGATCCGGATGTCCGCGGCGTTCCTCGCCGCGCTGCCGACGATCATCCTGTACGTGGCGTTCGCCGAACAGTTCGCGAAAGGGCTGCGCACGGAGAGTGGGTAA
- a CDS encoding carbohydrate ABC transporter permease, producing MATQPTNDPEMPDEEPVGWRTKLRYFLNSDFVRSSPYWGIPFLLMAVAVYGGIGYNLAISFTDYAGLSQPTFESFDLEMYRTAVGNEAFRRAAFNNFVLLVAFTSVSLGLGLFLAVLLDHGIRFKEKIQTAYLLPMALSFVVTAQLWLWMYNQENGVLTVIIEGLGFESINWLGNPDFALAAVIFALVWQFSGYAMVVYLAGLQSIPSDQFEAARVDGASTFRTYVSIIIPQLKESSVSAAVVLMVFALKAFTFLYALVGQYRPPNGTDILATLMVRQAFKFGKWAYGAAIATMLLLLALGVIAPYLYYQYRQGSL from the coding sequence ATGGCAACACAACCCACCAACGACCCCGAGATGCCGGACGAGGAGCCGGTCGGCTGGCGGACGAAGCTCAGGTACTTCCTGAACAGCGACTTCGTCAGGTCGTCGCCGTACTGGGGCATCCCGTTTCTCCTCATGGCCGTCGCCGTCTACGGCGGGATCGGCTACAACCTCGCGATATCGTTCACCGACTACGCCGGGCTCAGCCAGCCCACGTTCGAGAGCTTCGACCTCGAGATGTACCGGACGGCGGTCGGCAACGAGGCGTTCCGCCGGGCCGCGTTCAACAACTTCGTGTTGCTGGTCGCGTTCACCAGCGTCTCGCTCGGACTGGGGCTGTTCCTCGCGGTGCTGCTCGACCACGGCATCAGGTTCAAGGAGAAGATACAGACGGCCTACCTGCTGCCGATGGCGCTGTCGTTCGTCGTCACCGCACAGCTCTGGCTGTGGATGTACAACCAGGAAAACGGCGTGCTCACCGTGATAATCGAGGGACTTGGCTTCGAGTCGATCAACTGGCTCGGCAACCCCGACTTCGCGCTCGCGGCGGTCATCTTCGCGCTGGTGTGGCAGTTCAGCGGCTACGCGATGGTGGTGTATCTGGCGGGGCTGCAGTCGATCCCGTCGGACCAGTTCGAGGCCGCGAGGGTCGACGGCGCGAGCACGTTCCGCACGTACGTCAGCATCATCATCCCCCAGCTGAAGGAGTCGTCGGTGAGCGCCGCCGTCGTGCTGATGGTGTTCGCGCTCAAGGCGTTTACCTTCCTCTACGCGCTGGTCGGGCAGTACCGGCCGCCGAACGGCACGGACATCCTCGCCACGCTGATGGTCCGGCAGGCGTTCAAGTTCGGGAAGTGGGCGTACGGCGCGGCCATCGCCACCATGCTGTTGCTGCTCGCGCTCGGCGTGATCGCACCGTACCTCTACTACCAGTACCGACAGGGGAGCCTCTAA
- a CDS encoding ABC transporter substrate-binding protein → MDRRAYLGGIAGAVAAGAAGCLGGDESSDETLEVLHGWTGGDGSDAINELTELFNDEYPDLDSNIKAVGGQGNVELNTTVLRRLTNSNPMGAFANWPGKNLERYRGSLMDLEEDVWEAEGYKDSMQDRVVDLCTFNDKMPAVPIGSHRLNNLFYNTAAFEEAGIDPSSLGSVPDFVDALETIDSETDYTAFAHGMQAPFLGLQTWAQILTSQSGVEAYEDFIAGDGDRGAVIDALETLQEIQENYITEDASSIGYTQAAQKLIADEAACIHGGNWLYGMFRADDEFNYGEQWDWIPFPGTEGLYFYHVDAFVTPGSNPTREKTVSWQKFIGTKEAQVAFNNLKGSVPLRTDIDSSELTDFLAMTYEDLTSSDAYPPTIAHGLAVEPEAMNDCKSAIGNNFMGPYDAEAAADGLLEAVSQ, encoded by the coding sequence ATCGACAGACGTGCGTATCTCGGTGGTATCGCGGGAGCGGTCGCGGCCGGCGCGGCCGGCTGTCTCGGCGGCGACGAGAGCAGCGACGAGACGCTGGAGGTGCTCCACGGATGGACGGGCGGCGACGGCTCGGACGCGATCAACGAGCTCACCGAACTGTTCAACGACGAGTACCCCGACCTCGACTCGAACATCAAGGCGGTCGGCGGGCAGGGGAACGTCGAGCTGAACACGACGGTGCTCCGCCGGCTGACGAACTCGAACCCGATGGGCGCGTTCGCCAACTGGCCGGGCAAGAACCTCGAACGCTACCGCGGGAGCCTCATGGACCTCGAGGAGGACGTCTGGGAAGCGGAGGGTTACAAGGACAGCATGCAGGACCGGGTCGTCGACCTCTGTACGTTCAACGACAAGATGCCCGCCGTCCCGATCGGGTCACACCGACTGAACAACCTGTTCTACAACACGGCGGCGTTCGAGGAGGCCGGCATCGACCCGTCGAGCCTGGGGAGCGTGCCGGACTTCGTCGACGCGCTCGAAACCATCGACTCGGAGACGGACTACACGGCGTTCGCCCACGGGATGCAGGCCCCGTTCCTCGGGCTCCAGACGTGGGCGCAGATCCTCACGAGCCAGAGCGGGGTCGAGGCGTACGAGGACTTCATCGCGGGCGACGGTGACAGGGGCGCCGTCATCGACGCCCTCGAAACGCTGCAGGAGATCCAGGAGAACTACATCACCGAGGACGCGTCGTCCATCGGGTACACGCAGGCCGCCCAGAAGCTCATCGCCGACGAGGCGGCGTGCATCCACGGCGGGAACTGGCTGTACGGGATGTTCCGCGCCGACGACGAGTTCAACTACGGCGAGCAGTGGGACTGGATCCCGTTCCCGGGGACCGAGGGGCTGTACTTCTACCACGTCGACGCCTTCGTCACGCCGGGGAGCAACCCGACGCGGGAGAAGACGGTGTCGTGGCAGAAGTTCATCGGCACGAAGGAGGCCCAGGTCGCGTTCAACAACCTCAAGGGCTCCGTGCCGCTCCGGACCGACATCGATTCGAGCGAACTGACCGACTTCCTCGCGATGACCTACGAGGACCTCACGAGTTCGGACGCCTACCCGCCGACGATAGCCCACGGCCTCGCCGTGGAACCCGAAGCCATGAACGACTGCAAGAGCGCTATCGGGAACAACTTCATGGGCCCCTACGACGCGGAGGCCGCCGCCGACGGGCTGCTCGAAGCCGTCTCCCAGTAG